CCTGTTTCAGCGTCAGATTGGAGGCAGTCCTCAGATTAAAAAGATAGTCACTCAATCTTCTAGTATTTTCTTTTCTGGAATAATTTTCTTTTCTTTCCATATATAATTTTCATTAAAGAAAATTATACATATAATTTTATCGCTAATATTTTCATTTTCAATCGTCTTTATATGTCTAAATTTCATTTTTATATGACCAATAATATTGAACTGCAATACCATTTGCCAGCCTATTCTCGCTGGTATATAATTTCAAAAATGTATGGAAACTCATATCTTCAAAAGATGACCTTTCTCAAAAATATTCTCTTCGTTGTTCTGAAATGGGGCGGGATTGCCCTTGGACTTCTGATTATTGCTGGAGCAGGAGCGTACCTTTCCATAAAGATTTCAGTAATCGGGACAGAAGTATCTATTCCTGATGTGACAAACCGAGAGGTTAAGGAGGCCTATGGGATTCTTGCTGAAAAGGGCCTGTTCCTCGAGGTCGAAGGGGAAAAGAATGATGAGATGGTAGCGGAAGGGAAGATCATTTCACAGAATCCACCTGCTGCCTCAAAAACCAGAAAGGGGAGAAAAATAGGGGTCATTCTGAGCCGGGGAGTAAGGGCGATTTCGGTTCCAGATCTCATCGGAGAAACCGCGCGGAGCGCTAAGATAAAAGTGGGTCAGGACGGATTGAATATCGGATCGGCAACTTATCTCTGCAGTGATCTGGAAGAGGGAAGAATCATCTCCCAGTCGCCACCACCTGGCAGCGAGAAACTTAAGGGGGGAGGCGTTAACCTCCTGATCAGTCAGGGAACGCGCAAGAAGGTCTATATCATGCCGGATATCTTAAGCAGGGAATACTCAGAAGTGGCTTCCATGTTGAGATCCCATGACTTGAGAGTCGGCATCGTGAAGAAAGAAAGAGCAGCGGGCCAACAGCGCGCTATGGTAATCTCACAGTATCCTCCATCGGGCTATCCAGTCTCTGAAGGGGAGTCTGTGAGCATCACGGTCACGGACTGATCGATGAGTGGGGTTGATAATAAAAGCAAAATGCCTGACAATATATCGATTCGTTTAGCGGTCTTTGCAATGAAGGAATCGGCCGTTACGTTTTGAAACAGGAGAAATATGGCGCTACTGGCACCTTCTATACTTTCTGCGGATTTCATGAGACTGGGGGCTGAGGTCAAAGCCATTGAGGAAGGGGGAGCGGGGATGGTCCATATCGATGTTATGGATGGGCACTTTGTTCCAAACATAACTGTGGGGCCTGTCGTTGTGGAGTGGATGCGAAACATCACCAACCTCCCGATCGATGTGCATCTGATGATCGAGAATCCGGACTCTCATATGGATGCCTTTCTGAATGCCGGTGCGGATTTCATATCGGTACACCAGGAGGCGGTGAAGCATCTTCACCGAACCATCGATCACATCAAAAGCAAAAGGGCCAAAGCAGGTGTAGCCATCAACCCTGCAACTCCTTTGAGCACGATCGTTGACATACTTCATGATGTTGATTTCGTCCTGATCATGTCGGTGAATCCGGGCTTTGGAGGCCAGAAGTTCATTGTCAGTGCTCTCAGGAAAGCGAAGGATTTGAAATTGCTGATCGATAGAGATCATTCTGCCACGAAGATCGAGATCGATGGCGGTATCAGGGAAGAGAACCTCCGTGAATTGAGAGATGCTGGAGCGGATTACATCGTCGCCGGTTCCTCGGTATTTCGTTCCGGCAATCCAAGAGAGACGGTAAAAAGATTTGTTCGGATTCTTGCGGAAGAGAGATAGGAGTCGTTGGAGAGGAGCCAGCCGTTCAATCTGAAATTCGCGGAGGAGGGGCATGGCGCACAACAAGACGTTCGTTCGTGTGAGGTATTCGGAAACGGATAAAATGGGGTTCGTCCATCACACGCATCACCTATCCTGGTTCGAAGTTGGAAGAACCGAATTGCTGAGGGAGCTGGGTTGCACATACAGAGATCTGGAAGGACAGGGGATATTCATGCCCGTCGTGGAAGTGGGTTGCCGCTATCGGTCCCCGGCACGATACGACGACCTGCTTGAGATCGAGACAGAGCTGAAAGAAATAACCTACATCCGCATCCGGTTCGAATATCAGGTAAAGAGGGTCGGAGATGGAAAGCAGATCGCTACCGGTTTCACCATGCATGTCTGCACGGATGAGATGGGAACACCGCAAAAGCTGCCTGCGAACATCAATGAGATGCTCCTGAAAAATACGGAAAGATGACACGGGAGGACAAATGCAGCGGGAGAATAAAAGGATGAGAATGCAGAAATCTAAAACGCTTCTCGTATTTATCTTTTGCGTGATTCTCATCGCTTCTGGATGCAAGGAGAAGAAGAGCGAGATCCTCAAATCCAACGAGGATATCTACAAAGAGGCACAAACAAAGATAGAAAACGGGAAGCTCCGATCCGCACTCACAACCTTGAAGAATGTGGGGGTGAAGGAAGAAATCTCCAAAGAGCTTGCCCCGCTGATCTTCCTTGCCACGGCGGATGCCAATTTCTACGCCAATGACATGCTGAGCATAGCCGATTCCGCAAAATCCTACTCCGAGTTCGTCACCTACTATGCCGATCATAAGATGGCTCCCTACGCGCAGTTTCAAATCGGGATGTGCTATTACAGGCTCACGAACACTCCTGAGAACGACCAGGAGCAAACCTTCAAAGCAATCGATGAGTTCAAGAAGGTGAAAACCCTCAATGCAGAGTCTCCCTACGTTCGCGCTGCAGATGGGATGATCTCGAAATGTGAAGAAAAGATCGCCGAGCATGAATTCCTTATCGGGAAGTTCTACCATAAAAAGAAAGCTTATCAGGCTGCAGCGGGCCGCTTCAGGGGGATACTAAATGGCTATGAGGAGTATCCAGAGAAGGAGAAGATCTATTACTTTCTTGGAGATTCTCTTCTCAAGATGGACAGCTCATCGGAAGGAAAGATCTACCTGGATAAGGTCGTCAAGGATTTCCCCAACAGCAAGTATGCGCGAAACGCAAGCGAGATCCTCAACCGTTTCGAGCGTTAGATGCAATCGCCGCGAGTC
This Acidobacteriota bacterium DNA region includes the following protein-coding sequences:
- the rpe gene encoding ribulose-phosphate 3-epimerase, with product MALLAPSILSADFMRLGAEVKAIEEGGAGMVHIDVMDGHFVPNITVGPVVVEWMRNITNLPIDVHLMIENPDSHMDAFLNAGADFISVHQEAVKHLHRTIDHIKSKRAKAGVAINPATPLSTIVDILHDVDFVLIMSVNPGFGGQKFIVSALRKAKDLKLLIDRDHSATKIEIDGGIREENLRELRDAGADYIVAGSSVFRSGNPRETVKRFVRILAEER
- a CDS encoding PASTA domain-containing protein is translated as MTFLKNILFVVLKWGGIALGLLIIAGAGAYLSIKISVIGTEVSIPDVTNREVKEAYGILAEKGLFLEVEGEKNDEMVAEGKIISQNPPAASKTRKGRKIGVILSRGVRAISVPDLIGETARSAKIKVGQDGLNIGSATYLCSDLEEGRIISQSPPPGSEKLKGGGVNLLISQGTRKKVYIMPDILSREYSEVASMLRSHDLRVGIVKKERAAGQQRAMVISQYPPSGYPVSEGESVSITVTD
- a CDS encoding thioesterase family protein, which codes for MAHNKTFVRVRYSETDKMGFVHHTHHLSWFEVGRTELLRELGCTYRDLEGQGIFMPVVEVGCRYRSPARYDDLLEIETELKEITYIRIRFEYQVKRVGDGKQIATGFTMHVCTDEMGTPQKLPANINEMLLKNTER
- the bamD gene encoding outer membrane protein assembly factor BamD, which gives rise to MQKSKTLLVFIFCVILIASGCKEKKSEILKSNEDIYKEAQTKIENGKLRSALTTLKNVGVKEEISKELAPLIFLATADANFYANDMLSIADSAKSYSEFVTYYADHKMAPYAQFQIGMCYYRLTNTPENDQEQTFKAIDEFKKVKTLNAESPYVRAADGMISKCEEKIAEHEFLIGKFYHKKKAYQAAAGRFRGILNGYEEYPEKEKIYYFLGDSLLKMDSSSEGKIYLDKVVKDFPNSKYARNASEILNRFER